The following coding sequences are from one Roseburia hominis A2-183 window:
- a CDS encoding DUF6056 family protein yields the protein MGRLEAAAFGFMMSALMLQWIPSAVQGIYWYNGAVNYTFFFCVLLLLVSAALWLGGKGKRRILQMILTGLLGLLLAGGNHVTAFGGILFLVGCVIYGGVVHRKPFLVDSLVVLVVTVGGFLINVLSPGTRVRQSAFENTPGFFETIWLATKWGISAINQWMGLKILIGMVAFLPFILRAAQRLYREKGFRFSYPLVVVVLAVGYICALYCPPYYGMGAAGDGRLANVVYFTYVLLLFVVEFYLCGWLVRVLAGDTASENVINQLSHGHLAVTGVLLLGVLIGCGESSTAYQAHLQIKTGTAQRYSQEAYERHDTLEAAKGTDALVDAYTEQPYMICMDDITEDAEDWRNQNLLAYFELKSVALKKQ from the coding sequence ATGGGCAGGCTGGAAGCAGCAGCCTTTGGTTTTATGATGTCGGCTCTGATGCTGCAGTGGATTCCATCGGCAGTGCAGGGAATCTACTGGTACAATGGTGCGGTCAATTACACGTTTTTCTTCTGCGTATTATTGCTGCTTGTTTCGGCGGCATTGTGGTTGGGAGGAAAGGGAAAGAGACGCATCCTGCAGATGATTCTCACGGGACTGCTTGGACTGCTTCTGGCGGGCGGTAATCACGTGACGGCGTTTGGCGGAATCCTTTTTCTGGTAGGCTGTGTGATTTATGGAGGAGTGGTACATCGAAAGCCGTTTTTGGTAGACAGTTTGGTGGTACTGGTAGTGACAGTTGGAGGTTTTCTGATCAATGTGCTCTCTCCCGGCACGAGGGTACGCCAGTCGGCATTTGAAAATACCCCGGGCTTTTTTGAAACCATCTGGCTTGCAACGAAATGGGGAATTAGTGCGATCAACCAGTGGATGGGGCTGAAAATACTCATCGGCATGGTAGCGTTCCTTCCGTTTATCCTGCGTGCGGCGCAGCGGCTGTACCGAGAGAAGGGATTCCGTTTTTCATATCCGCTGGTGGTGGTAGTTCTGGCGGTGGGGTATATCTGTGCATTGTATTGTCCGCCATATTATGGAATGGGAGCAGCAGGTGATGGAAGACTGGCAAATGTGGTGTATTTTACGTATGTGCTGCTACTGTTTGTCGTAGAGTTCTATTTGTGCGGATGGCTGGTGCGTGTCCTTGCTGGGGACACTGCTTCGGAGAATGTCATAAACCAGCTCTCCCATGGCCATCTGGCTGTGACGGGGGTGCTGCTGCTTGGGGTGCTCATCGGCTGCGGGGAGAGCTCGACTGCTTATCAGGCACATTTGCAGATCAAAACAGGAACTGCGCAGAGATACTCGCAGGAAGCGTATGAAAGACACGATACATTAGAGGCGGCGAAGGGAACGGATGCACTCGTGGATGCTTATACAGAGCAGCCCTATATGATTTGTATGGATGATATTACAGAGGATGCAGAGGACTGGCGCAACCAGAATCTGCTCGCCTATTTTGAACTGAAAAGTGTTGCGTTAAAAAAGCAGTAA